The segment attgattggttggttgattgattgattggttgtaAAAATGCATGTCAAAGTCATTCAGTTATTCATTACACAGTTGCAGACCCCACACCTGTTCAAGGGAACTGGTCTAACACTTTacctgccctcctcctgctggAAGATCTCAGTTAACCTCTCCTTGTGAACTCTCCACCCCAACATGAACACAACAGCGCTGGAGATCATCACATGCAGATCTGCGACACGCCTCCAGGCCAAAGTCTctggagaaaaacacacaaacacacaaaacatgcaATAAGATCAAATGTGCTCCAAATATCTGCTCCAGTTTTCTGTCACTGGTATGAGCTGTAATGACACGAtgagccactagggggagctgcAAATTAAAGCATGGATACAGGAACATGCAAACTGTCCCAGGAAACTCAATGATCCTGCTTTAAAACTTGTGTCTGTAAGGTTTTCATGCTTTAATATTAAACACGTGATCATTCAAAGATGAACACTACAAACACAATCTCATCTGTCTACCTGTCACGTGTGGTTTCAAGCTCAGAAGTGCACACAGAAGTGCAGGAACTCCATAACCGACCTGCAACAGAGGGCAGGAACCTGGTGTAAATATgacatcagaaatataaaatataatgagTATGATAGTAATAAACTTACCATCCACAGCCCTGCGTCTGGATCATTAATCTGCGGTGCAAAACAATACATTGTGTCAGGTTATGTGACGGATTAAGACAGATACATGAGTGAATTCTGTGGAATATCCCTTTACATCACCTGCACATATGTAGCAagagtgaagaataaagacatggACACGTTGCAGAATCTCCAAATCCCAGTAAGCCATGACTTCTCATAAACTTCACCCATTTCTCTCTTcaagcctctttttttttttttgtacccgCCCGGGCCTGCGGGGAGTACAGGTGCATGGAAACAAGCGCACTCCCTCATCCCCCTCGTCCTAATAAACATTCTGGGTTCGTTTGATTGTTAATCCGCAGTCTACATTTTGCACTAATCTGTCAGGAAGCAAATCACAGTTCACAAATGTGATGATttgatgcattcattttt is part of the Notolabrus celidotus isolate fNotCel1 chromosome 20, fNotCel1.pri, whole genome shotgun sequence genome and harbors:
- the tmem220 gene encoding transmembrane protein 220, translated to MGEVYEKSWLTGIWRFCNVSMSLFFTLATYVQINDPDAGLWMVGYGVPALLCALLSLKPHVTETLAWRRVADLHVMISSAVVFMLGWRVHKERLTEIFQQEEGREFSGLMLTLVWLLLCRHSGRAPVGMLRVSTAAAITVFPFVAWLYYYINKELSMNWPSHCKTAI